The genomic stretch AAATTGGTAATAATAATATATATGTGGCTGTTGGGAAAAAAGTTAAAAAATAGGTTGGGTATATTTAGATAAATTATTGGGTGTTTTTATTATTTTTAAGAATTTCCTTTATTTCATATAGCGTATCTTTCATCTCAATTAAAATCTTTTTATGTTCCCCTAATTCATCAAATATAAACTTAATATACTTCACTCCTTCATCCAACTTTTTATTCAACTCTATTAAATCATCTGCCGATATTCTATTAATCCCCTCTGGGAACTCAATGTAGGTATTCAATGCCCTTTCCTCAATCTTCTCTATTTTTATAAGGTTATCTTTTTTAGACAGTAATTCGATATACTTTTTAAAGACATCCTTTATTTCTTCATCATCAAAGTTTGCCAATATCCTAACTGTCCCATCCTTATAGTTATATACTATGCCACTAATACCTAATGCACGCCCTAAGTTTTCTATCCTATCCCTAAATCCAACATGTTGAACTTTGCCACATATTTTTAACTCATAAGTCGTTGCCATATTTTTACCTCTCTATATAACATGTTTCCATCCTTGTTTTAATAAACCCATAGGGGCTTCGCCCCTATTGGTATACCCCATTTATTTTTAGTTATTATCCTTGTTTGAATGGACAACCAATTCAAACTGTTTTAATGGACTAACGATTCAAACGCTAAAACTGTTGGAGGAAAACAGTAATTTAAAGGAAAGAATAGCGTTTCCATCCTTATTTTAATGGACTATCGATTCAAACCCTACCAACTATTGCTTATTTTATACTCGAACTCCTATATAAATCTTTCTTTTAACACTCGATTTTTCTGACTGCCTGATTATCAAAGTATTTATAAGAGTAAGAAAGGTTGTGCTAACTATTTATAAATAAAATGCACAACCATAAACAAAAATCTCAATAATTAAAAGTTATTTCATATCTTTAAAAATAAAATCAAACTTAAAATTATAAAAATAAAAACAAATAACTAAAATCTTTCAAAAATCTAAATTTTAATCAGAAAAAATTAGTAATACTTTTTACTAATTTTCTAGTACCAAATCCAAACAACCCCTTTATAAAAGCAAGAAAGTAAAATTAATATTATTAATATGCATATTAAAAAAGTTAATAAAATTTAAAGAAGCATAACTTATTTATATTTAAATTATAATTTATCATTAAAGATAATGATAAATTACTGGTGGCATTATGATTAAAAAAATAGCAAGAAAAAAATGTATTCATATTATGCTCGTTTATACTGGCGGATGCAATGGTTGTGATATTGAAGTAGTTAATGCAGTATTTTCTCCATTTTACGATGCTGAACAATATAATGTTTTTTTAACTTTTAATCCAAGAGAGGCAGATATTTTAGTAGTTTCTGGATGTGTAACTAAATTTGTTGAAGAATCCTTAAGAAAGATTTATGAAAAAATTCCTGAGCCTAAGGCAGTTGTTGCTGTTGGTTCCTGTGCGTTAATGGGTGGAGTTTATAAAAATATAGGAGGAGATTTGGGAGTTTCTGACTTTGTTGCTGGACCTGTTGAAAATATAATTCCAGTTGATGTTAAAGTGCCTGGCTGTGCTCCAAGACCTGAAGACATTATTGCTGGAATTGCCAAGGCAATTCATAAAGTTGTTGAAGGATGAAATAAAATATTTTGGGGGAAATATTATGATTGAAGAAGTTATTTCAATTTTAGGAATTCCTTCATTGGCGTTTGTTATATCAACATACATTCCTGGAATTCAGAGAAAGATAGAGGCAAGAATTCAACAAAGAATAGGACCAAGTATATTAGCCCCTGGATTTTGGGCATTTTTTAAGTTTTTATTTAAAAAAGTTGATAATCCAGATGCCAATTTACCAAATTTGTATAATAGATTACCATTACTATCAATAGTTGTTTTATGGACTATATTGGCTATAACTTCACTTACAAGTTTTCATATTCTTTCAAATGAAATAGGGATTGTAGGACTTTTAAAGTTAGAGGAAATGATGTATATAATTCTCGGCTCTCTATCATTTTCAATTATGGGTTGGAGAATGCCTTACATAGATGAATGTAAAGGAACTCCATTTATAAAAACTTTAAAAATATCATTAGAGCAGTTAGGGGCTGTAAGATGTTTTAAAATGATAACTATAGGTTCATTTCCATTTTACTTAGCAACATTTTTACCATTTATAAATAAGCATAGTATATTTTTAAAAGATATTGTTGGAGAGCCATTTTTATTTTCATTGGGAGGAATATTTGGGGCTATATGCTAT from Methanocaldococcus lauensis encodes the following:
- a CDS encoding acylphosphatase, with the translated sequence MATTYELKICGKVQHVGFRDRIENLGRALGISGIVYNYKDGTVRILANFDDEEIKDVFKKYIELLSKKDNLIKIEKIEERALNTYIEFPEGINRISADDLIELNKKLDEGVKYIKFIFDELGEHKKILIEMKDTLYEIKEILKNNKNTQ
- a CDS encoding NADH-quinone oxidoreductase subunit B family protein; this translates as MIKKIARKKCIHIMLVYTGGCNGCDIEVVNAVFSPFYDAEQYNVFLTFNPREADILVVSGCVTKFVEESLRKIYEKIPEPKAVVAVGSCALMGGVYKNIGGDLGVSDFVAGPVENIIPVDVKVPGCAPRPEDIIAGIAKAIHKVVEG
- a CDS encoding respiratory chain complex I subunit 1 family protein, which gives rise to MIEEVISILGIPSLAFVISTYIPGIQRKIEARIQQRIGPSILAPGFWAFFKFLFKKVDNPDANLPNLYNRLPLLSIVVLWTILAITSLTSFHILSNEIGIVGLLKLEEMMYIILGSLSFSIMGWRMPYIDECKGTPFIKTLKISLEQLGAVRCFKMITIGSFPFYLATFLPFINKHSIFLKDIVGEPFLFSLGGIFGAICYFIGYIIMVKEYPFSITHTKADVIEGPTMELMAKYRALYLASYELLLITLGSLFATLYLGIAPDVSNPITIIENFAIALIFPILAAIVRAFSPLLLFKQIYPISFIATLFGVIGFIFALLGW